In the genome of Pradoshia eiseniae, the window ACGGAATAAAAGTATTTTCATTTACTAATCAACCTGGTATCTCAGCAGGCAAGGCCACTATTAGTGACTTCATAGTAGAACTAAACGGATTTGGTTTCGATGATATCTTTATTTGTCCGCATAGCTACAGTGAAGGTTGTCATTGTAGAAAACCTAATATAGGAATGTTACGTAGTGGTGCAGAAAAGCATAATGTACGATTAGAAAACTGTATTGTGATAGGTGATAGATGGAGTGATATGCAGGCTGCATCAGCTGCAAACTGCATTAAAATACTTGTGAAAACTGGAGCAGGTTATTCAACGCTAAACGAACACTATGAAAAGATTGAAGATATTGATATTGAATATGTTGCAGAAAATTTAAAAGAT includes:
- a CDS encoding HAD-IIIA family hydrolase; protein product: MNNRRKIEAVFIDRDGTIGGDNTVHYPGDFELFSFSKELIRKLKSDGIKVFSFTNQPGISAGKATISDFIVELNGFGFDDIFICPHSYSEGCHCRKPNIGMLRSGAEKHNVRLENCIVIGDRWSDMQAASAANCIKILVKTGAGYSTLNEHYEKIEDIDIEYVAENLKDAIEWLYLQYEI